One stretch of Arachis duranensis cultivar V14167 chromosome 1, aradu.V14167.gnm2.J7QH, whole genome shotgun sequence DNA includes these proteins:
- the LOC107481224 gene encoding adenylyl-sulfate kinase, chloroplastic isoform X4 — MVSNVGNSTNILWHDCPIQKRDRQQLLQQRGCVVWLTGLSGSGKSTLACALSRSLHARGKLTYILDGDNVRHGLNRDLSFRAEDRSENIRRIGEVAKLFADAGLICITSLISPYQKDRDACRALVPEGDFIEVFIDVPLHVCEARDPKGLYKLARAGKIKGFTGIDDPYEPPSSCEIVLQQQQGNGFKSPCEMAEIVISYLEEKGYLRA; from the exons ATG GTGTCAAATGTCGGAAATTCAACAAACATTTTGTGGCATGACTGTCCAATTCAGAAACGTGATAGACAGCAGCTGCTGCAGCAAAGAGGTTGTGTTGTTTGGTTAACAGGTCTCAGCGGCTCAG GAAAAAGCACTCTTGCATGTGCATTGAGTAGAAGCTTGCACGCTCGAGGCAAACTGACTTATATCCTTGATGGTGACAATGTTCGACATGGTCTAAACCGTGATCTTAGTTTTAGGGCAGAAGATCGTTCAGAAAATATACGAAGGATTG GTGAGGTAGCAAAACTATTTGCTGATGCTGGTCTTATTTGCATCACGAGTTTAATTTCGCCCTACCAAAAGGATAGAGATGCATGCAGAGCACTAGTTCCAGAAGGTGATTTTATTGAG GTCTTCATAGATGTGCCTCTGCATGTGTGTGAAGCTAGGGACCCAAAGGGGCTCTATAAACTTGCTCGAGCTGGAAAGATTAAAG GTTTCACTGGTATTGACGATCCATATGAACCACCAAGTAGTTGTGAG ATTGTATTACAACAGCAGCAAGGAAATGGTTTTAAGTCTCCTTGCGAGATGGCAGAGATAGTGATATCATACTTGGAGGAAAAAGGATACCTTAGGGCCTAA
- the LOC107481224 gene encoding adenylyl-sulfate kinase, chloroplastic isoform X3, which yields MKTELLFQVSNVGNSTNILWHDCPIQKRDRQQLLQQRGCVVWLTGLSGSGKSTLACALSRSLHARGKLTYILDGDNVRHGLNRDLSFRAEDRSENIRRIGEVAKLFADAGLICITSLISPYQKDRDACRALVPEGDFIEVFIDVPLHVCEARDPKGLYKLARAGKIKGFTGIDDPYEPPSSCEIVLQQQQGNGFKSPCEMAEIVISYLEEKGYLRA from the exons ATGAAAACAGAGCTTCTTTTTCAG GTGTCAAATGTCGGAAATTCAACAAACATTTTGTGGCATGACTGTCCAATTCAGAAACGTGATAGACAGCAGCTGCTGCAGCAAAGAGGTTGTGTTGTTTGGTTAACAGGTCTCAGCGGCTCAG GAAAAAGCACTCTTGCATGTGCATTGAGTAGAAGCTTGCACGCTCGAGGCAAACTGACTTATATCCTTGATGGTGACAATGTTCGACATGGTCTAAACCGTGATCTTAGTTTTAGGGCAGAAGATCGTTCAGAAAATATACGAAGGATTG GTGAGGTAGCAAAACTATTTGCTGATGCTGGTCTTATTTGCATCACGAGTTTAATTTCGCCCTACCAAAAGGATAGAGATGCATGCAGAGCACTAGTTCCAGAAGGTGATTTTATTGAG GTCTTCATAGATGTGCCTCTGCATGTGTGTGAAGCTAGGGACCCAAAGGGGCTCTATAAACTTGCTCGAGCTGGAAAGATTAAAG GTTTCACTGGTATTGACGATCCATATGAACCACCAAGTAGTTGTGAG ATTGTATTACAACAGCAGCAAGGAAATGGTTTTAAGTCTCCTTGCGAGATGGCAGAGATAGTGATATCATACTTGGAGGAAAAAGGATACCTTAGGGCCTAA
- the LOC107481224 gene encoding adenylyl-sulfate kinase 3 isoform X1 has translation MSVVRSSPPPCSSAVLCNVECEPSASQAAENLRFSKLCGISAARLHGSRKRLVLCDGRARWNSLKPIKAKDDDDAGSDYSRKCSVMSNENVKQIKEMEDSDSLWNENRASFSGKNPCQVSNVGNSTNILWHDCPIQKRDRQQLLQQRGCVVWLTGLSGSGKSTLACALSRSLHARGKLTYILDGDNVRHGLNRDLSFRAEDRSENIRRIGEVAKLFADAGLICITSLISPYQKDRDACRALVPEGDFIEVFIDVPLHVCEARDPKGLYKLARAGKIKGFTGIDDPYEPPSSCEIVLQQQQGNGFKSPCEMAEIVISYLEEKGYLRA, from the exons ATGAGCGTCGTAAGATCATCGCCACCGCCGTGCAGCTCCGCCGTTCTCTGCAACGTCGAATGCGAACCGTCAGCATCGCAGGCGGCGGAGAACCTACGATTTTCGAAGCTCTGTGGGATTAGTGCCGCTCGATTGCACGGTTCTCGGAAGAGATTGGTCCTATGCGATGGCCGGGCGAGATGGAACTCGTTGAAACCGATTAAAGCGAAAGACGATGACGACGCCGGAAGCGACTATAGTCGCAAATGCTCAGTGATGTCCAATGAGAATGTGAAGCAAATTAAGGAAATGGAGGATTCTGACTCGTTATGGAATGAAAACAGAGCTTCTTTTTCAG GTAAAAATCCCTGCCAGGTGTCAAATGTCGGAAATTCAACAAACATTTTGTGGCATGACTGTCCAATTCAGAAACGTGATAGACAGCAGCTGCTGCAGCAAAGAGGTTGTGTTGTTTGGTTAACAGGTCTCAGCGGCTCAG GAAAAAGCACTCTTGCATGTGCATTGAGTAGAAGCTTGCACGCTCGAGGCAAACTGACTTATATCCTTGATGGTGACAATGTTCGACATGGTCTAAACCGTGATCTTAGTTTTAGGGCAGAAGATCGTTCAGAAAATATACGAAGGATTG GTGAGGTAGCAAAACTATTTGCTGATGCTGGTCTTATTTGCATCACGAGTTTAATTTCGCCCTACCAAAAGGATAGAGATGCATGCAGAGCACTAGTTCCAGAAGGTGATTTTATTGAG GTCTTCATAGATGTGCCTCTGCATGTGTGTGAAGCTAGGGACCCAAAGGGGCTCTATAAACTTGCTCGAGCTGGAAAGATTAAAG GTTTCACTGGTATTGACGATCCATATGAACCACCAAGTAGTTGTGAG ATTGTATTACAACAGCAGCAAGGAAATGGTTTTAAGTCTCCTTGCGAGATGGCAGAGATAGTGATATCATACTTGGAGGAAAAAGGATACCTTAGGGCCTAA
- the LOC107481224 gene encoding adenylyl-sulfate kinase, chloroplastic isoform X2: protein MNGKNPCQVSNVGNSTNILWHDCPIQKRDRQQLLQQRGCVVWLTGLSGSGKSTLACALSRSLHARGKLTYILDGDNVRHGLNRDLSFRAEDRSENIRRIGEVAKLFADAGLICITSLISPYQKDRDACRALVPEGDFIEVFIDVPLHVCEARDPKGLYKLARAGKIKGFTGIDDPYEPPSSCEIVLQQQQGNGFKSPCEMAEIVISYLEEKGYLRA from the exons ATGAATG GTAAAAATCCCTGCCAGGTGTCAAATGTCGGAAATTCAACAAACATTTTGTGGCATGACTGTCCAATTCAGAAACGTGATAGACAGCAGCTGCTGCAGCAAAGAGGTTGTGTTGTTTGGTTAACAGGTCTCAGCGGCTCAG GAAAAAGCACTCTTGCATGTGCATTGAGTAGAAGCTTGCACGCTCGAGGCAAACTGACTTATATCCTTGATGGTGACAATGTTCGACATGGTCTAAACCGTGATCTTAGTTTTAGGGCAGAAGATCGTTCAGAAAATATACGAAGGATTG GTGAGGTAGCAAAACTATTTGCTGATGCTGGTCTTATTTGCATCACGAGTTTAATTTCGCCCTACCAAAAGGATAGAGATGCATGCAGAGCACTAGTTCCAGAAGGTGATTTTATTGAG GTCTTCATAGATGTGCCTCTGCATGTGTGTGAAGCTAGGGACCCAAAGGGGCTCTATAAACTTGCTCGAGCTGGAAAGATTAAAG GTTTCACTGGTATTGACGATCCATATGAACCACCAAGTAGTTGTGAG ATTGTATTACAACAGCAGCAAGGAAATGGTTTTAAGTCTCCTTGCGAGATGGCAGAGATAGTGATATCATACTTGGAGGAAAAAGGATACCTTAGGGCCTAA